A stretch of the Panicum virgatum strain AP13 chromosome 9N, P.virgatum_v5, whole genome shotgun sequence genome encodes the following:
- the LOC120690467 gene encoding microsomal glutathione S-transferase 3-like has protein sequence MAVSIELTKEYGYVVLVLVAYAFLNFWMSFQVGKARKKYKVFYPTMYAVESENKDAKLFNCVQRGHQNSLEMMPMFFVMLLLGGLQHPTIAAGLGAFYTVARFFYFKGYATGVPENRLKIGGLNFLAVFGLIICTASFGINLVIRETL, from the exons ATGGCGGTGTCGATCGAGCTCACCAAGGAGTACGGGTACGtcgtgctggtgctggtggcctACGCCTTCCTCAACTTCTGGATGAGCTTCCAGGTCGGCAAGGCCCGCAAAAA GTACAAGGTGTTCTACCCCACCATGTACGCCGTCGAGTCGGAGAACAAGGACGCCAAGCTCTTCAACTGCGTGCAG AGGGGGCATCAGAACTCGCTGGAGATGATGCCCATGTTCTTCGTCATGCTGCTGCTCGGCGGTCTGCAGCACCCGACCATCGCCGCCGGACTGGGCGCCTTCTACACGGTCGCGAGGTTCTTCTACTTCAAGGGATACGCCACCGGCGTCCCGGAGAACCGTCTCAAGATTGG GGGGCTCAACTTCCTGGCTGTGTTTGGGCTGATCATCTGCACGGCATCTTTCGGCATCAACCTGGTCATCAGGGAGACGCTCTGA
- the LOC120689798 gene encoding zinc finger protein VAR3, chloroplastic-like isoform X1: MASSSKVLSRTLSSSFLRSCRLTSASLLPTASRRHPVPFLSLRFCSAAPAAVDVAADPAVASVSAGHPWPEWGEFLDKLRAKGYFKQVVPASGVSAGEGAAGGGEATNVATYPSMEQNRVKNACLIFARERYDLLSSLPKQDIQAIVECGCPNTNRKSVNAAKKLRQFLQVEEKDACGVCKFRESCDRADLVPMAEEAVRTVNVVRILLEYAIDTNNLSGENSVSESVQESARKLLSKLIILSDTTIDPSVPKPVFQTSSKQQSSTKLSDKSKGAQGSVRKGRETTAAEMKMGDWLCTNCNFLNFARNRHCLECKADGPKKVAAATTEMKMGDWICTQCHFMNFARNKICFKCEEPRPKRQLNPGEWECPSCDYVNFRHNRICKKCSQDRPEDDTQGNQMALRNTRGAGKSKSFDFSDQDSDNDGDASPYKGFRKHVAGMRPKPDQRTSAKRRGAVDLDDGLRTAKPRSL; the protein is encoded by the exons atggcctcctcctCCAAGGTCTTAAGCCGCACCCTGagctcctccttcctccgctCCTGCCGTCTCACTTCTGCCTCCCTCCTTCCGACCGCTTCCCGCCGCCACCCGGTACCATTCCTCTCCCTCCgcttctgctccgccgcccccgcggctGTCGATGTCGCCGCTGACCCTGCCGTGGCTTCTGTATCGGCCGGCCACCCGTGGCCAGAGTGGGGCGAGTTCCTCGACAAGCTGCGGGCCAAGGGGTACTTCAAACAAGTTGTGCCCGCCTCCGGCGTGAGCGCTGGCGAGGGCGCCGCCGGAGGTGGGGAGGCGACTAACGTGGCCACTTATCCTTCAATGGAGCAGAACAGGGTGAAGAACGCGTGCCTCATATTCGCGCGCGAACGCTACGATCTCCTAAG TTCCCTTCCCAAGCAGGATATTCAAGCTATCGTCGAGTGCGGCTGTCCCAATACCAATAGAAAGTCTGTCAATGCTGCAAAAAAGCTGAGACAGTTTCTCCAGGTCGAAGAAAAAGAT GCATGCGGAGTTTGCAAATTTCGTGAATCTTGTGATAGAGCTGATCTAGTTCCAATGGCCGAGGAAGCAGTTAGGACCGTTAATGTTGTTCGCATACTGCTAGAGTATGCAATAGATACAAACAACCTTTCAGGAGAAAACTCTGTTAGTGAAAGCGTGCAAGAATCTGCAAGAAAGCTTCTCTCCAAGCTTATTATACTGAGTGACACAACAATTGATCCATCTGTTCCTAAACCTGTATTTCAAACCTCTAGTAAGCAGCAGTCATCAACCAAACTGTCTGACAAGAGCAAAGGGGCTCAGGGATCAGTTCGGAAGGGGAGAGAGACAACCGCAGCTGAAATGAAGATGGGTGATTGGCTGTGCACGAA TTGCAATTTCTTAAATTTTGCTCGAAATCGGCACTGCCTTGAATGCAAAGCAGATGGACCGAAGAAGGTAGCAGCAGCCACAACTGAAATGAAAATGGGTGACTGGATCTGTACACA GTGTCACTTTATGAACTTTGCTCGCAACAAGATATGCTTTAAATGTGAAGAACCTCGTCCAAAGAGGCAGCTCAATCCTGGAGAGTGGGAATGCCCCTC ATGCGACTATGTTAACTTCCGACACAACAGGATCTGCAAGAAGTGCAGCCAGGACCGCCCTGAGGATGATACCCAGGGTAACCAGATGGCACTGAGGAACACAAGAGGTGCTGGCAAGAGTAAAAGTTTTGACTTCAGTGATCAGGACAGTGACAATGATGGTGATGCCTCACCCTACAAAGGGTTCCGCAAGCATGTGGCAGGCATGAGGCCGAAACCAGACCAGAGAACCTCTGCTAAGAGGAGAGGCGCTGTTGATCTGGATGATGGTCTCCGCACTGCCAAGCCTAGAAGCCTCTAA
- the LOC120689798 gene encoding zinc finger protein VAR3, chloroplastic-like isoform X2 yields the protein MEQNRVKNACLIFARERYDLLSSLPKQDIQAIVECGCPNTNRKSVNAAKKLRQFLQVEEKDACGVCKFRESCDRADLVPMAEEAVRTVNVVRILLEYAIDTNNLSGENSVSESVQESARKLLSKLIILSDTTIDPSVPKPVFQTSSKQQSSTKLSDKSKGAQGSVRKGRETTAAEMKMGDWLCTNCNFLNFARNRHCLECKADGPKKVAAATTEMKMGDWICTQCHFMNFARNKICFKCEEPRPKRQLNPGEWECPSCDYVNFRHNRICKKCSQDRPEDDTQGNQMALRNTRGAGKSKSFDFSDQDSDNDGDASPYKGFRKHVAGMRPKPDQRTSAKRRGAVDLDDGLRTAKPRSL from the exons ATGGAGCAGAACAGGGTGAAGAACGCGTGCCTCATATTCGCGCGCGAACGCTACGATCTCCTAAG TTCCCTTCCCAAGCAGGATATTCAAGCTATCGTCGAGTGCGGCTGTCCCAATACCAATAGAAAGTCTGTCAATGCTGCAAAAAAGCTGAGACAGTTTCTCCAGGTCGAAGAAAAAGAT GCATGCGGAGTTTGCAAATTTCGTGAATCTTGTGATAGAGCTGATCTAGTTCCAATGGCCGAGGAAGCAGTTAGGACCGTTAATGTTGTTCGCATACTGCTAGAGTATGCAATAGATACAAACAACCTTTCAGGAGAAAACTCTGTTAGTGAAAGCGTGCAAGAATCTGCAAGAAAGCTTCTCTCCAAGCTTATTATACTGAGTGACACAACAATTGATCCATCTGTTCCTAAACCTGTATTTCAAACCTCTAGTAAGCAGCAGTCATCAACCAAACTGTCTGACAAGAGCAAAGGGGCTCAGGGATCAGTTCGGAAGGGGAGAGAGACAACCGCAGCTGAAATGAAGATGGGTGATTGGCTGTGCACGAA TTGCAATTTCTTAAATTTTGCTCGAAATCGGCACTGCCTTGAATGCAAAGCAGATGGACCGAAGAAGGTAGCAGCAGCCACAACTGAAATGAAAATGGGTGACTGGATCTGTACACA GTGTCACTTTATGAACTTTGCTCGCAACAAGATATGCTTTAAATGTGAAGAACCTCGTCCAAAGAGGCAGCTCAATCCTGGAGAGTGGGAATGCCCCTC ATGCGACTATGTTAACTTCCGACACAACAGGATCTGCAAGAAGTGCAGCCAGGACCGCCCTGAGGATGATACCCAGGGTAACCAGATGGCACTGAGGAACACAAGAGGTGCTGGCAAGAGTAAAAGTTTTGACTTCAGTGATCAGGACAGTGACAATGATGGTGATGCCTCACCCTACAAAGGGTTCCGCAAGCATGTGGCAGGCATGAGGCCGAAACCAGACCAGAGAACCTCTGCTAAGAGGAGAGGCGCTGTTGATCTGGATGATGGTCTCCGCACTGCCAAGCCTAGAAGCCTCTAA
- the LOC120691758 gene encoding probable transcription factor At4g00390, translating to MASGQQTLPVPAPVPPNPNPTAPADPTPPAGARKLPIKRRSPRPSSSPPSSSSPASSDPLHAPAPAGGAGSDQQQPPFKFQRIWSESDELRFLQGLLGCGAQGLVFPRDLNVFYDRFSESMPQPYTRAQLSEKLRRLKNKYRSVSARVAGGLDPARLAPHDRDVFHLCSRLWDPANAATSPFASSAGASGNKRRRSNPRGTQLLPPDASGDSNSHDYNGIGSSAPGLFPDVSNGEDVFYLEQESGHLGDHEGATLDSKFGVIVQEQPEAVAALPNGNNGIGNEIGDHKVVVPCSNEHRMANAVLDVFEECLREAKASGIINGGNVGGGAEESELAKRWRAQRMDELDVLNWRLRLLVEDAAAAGH from the coding sequence ATGGCCTCGGGCCAACAGACCCTCCCGGTCCCTGCCCCCGTCCCGCCCAACCCTAACCCGACCGCACCAGCCGACCCGACCCCGCCCGCCGGGGCGCGCAAGCTCCCCATCAAGCGCCGCTCCCCGCGGCCGTCCTCCTCGCCCCCGTCCTCGTCCTCCCCGGCCTCCTCCGACCCGCTCCACGCCCCCGCGCCCGCTGGCGGCGCCGGATCGgaccagcagcagccgcccTTCAAGTTCCAGCGGATCTGGTCCGAGTCCGACGAGCTCCGCTTCCTGCAGGGCCTCCTCGGCTGCGGCGCGCAGGGCCTCGTCTTCCCGCGCGACCTCAACGTCTTCTACGACCGCTTCTCCGAGTCCATGCCCCAGCCCTACACCCGCGCCCAGCTCTCCgagaagctccgccgcctcaagaacaagtaccgCAGCGTGTCCGCGCGCGTCGCCGGGGGCCTCGACCCGGCCCGCCTCGCGCCGCACGATCGCGACGTGTTCCACCTCTGCTCCAGGCTCTGGGACCCCGCCaacgccgccacctcgcccTTCGCGTCCAGCGCGGGGGCCTCCGGGAacaagcgccgccgctccaaccCGCGAGGCACGCAGCTCCTGCCCCCGGATGCGTCCGGGGATAGCAACTCCCATGACTACAATGGGATTGGTTCCTCTGCCCCGGGCTTGTTTCCGGATGTTTCCAATGGCGAGGATGTGTTCTACCTTGAGCAGGAAAGCGGGCACCTAGGCGACCACGAAGGTGCCACCCTTGACAGCAAATTTGGTGTTATTGTGCAGGAGCAGCCCGAGGCCGTGGCTGCTCTCCCGAATGGGAACAATGGAATTGGCAATGAGATTGGAGACCACAAAGTGGTGGTGCCATGTAGCAACGAGCATCGAATGGCAAATGCTGTGCTGGATGTGTTTGAGGAGTGCCTGAGGGAGGCAAAGGCTAGCGGGATTATCAATGGTGGCAACGTGGGTGggggtgctgaggaaagcgAGCTTGCAAAGCGGTGGAGAGCCCAGAGGATGGATGAGCTTGATGTCTTAAACTGGAGGCTGAGGTTGCTCGTTGAGGATGCTGCAGCGGCTGGGCACTGA